Proteins encoded together in one Rhizobium leguminosarum bv. trifolii WSM1325 window:
- a CDS encoding conserved hypothetical protein (KEGG: ret:RHE_CH01091 hypothetical protein) translates to MMDPSIAPASRAAVVTANDTAMVGARALYIGTAGDVAIAPRRDMDPVIFNSVPAGTVLPVHAAIVALTGTTASNIIALF, encoded by the coding sequence ATGATGGACCCTTCGATTGCTCCGGCCTCGCGGGCCGCAGTGGTGACGGCGAACGATACCGCCATGGTCGGTGCGCGCGCCCTCTACATCGGTACGGCGGGTGACGTAGCCATTGCACCGCGTCGGGACATGGATCCTGTCATCTTCAATAGCGTGCCGGCCGGGACGGTCCTGCCGGTTCACGCTGCCATCGTGGCGCTGACCGGGACTACGGCATCCAACATCATCGCGTTATTCTGA